One genomic window of Pseudoxanthomonas sp. includes the following:
- a CDS encoding D-hexose-6-phosphate mutarotase — translation MLTLRHRRPAPWWLGALLASVLCACAAPRTLQAPAGIGDVGETAFAAVQAEPVAAMTTLPDVPGLSRVQFEGYDAVQLETPQGTAVIALFGGHLLSYVPHGGQEVLWLSPLSPRPPAPVRGGVPVLWPYFARQGQRADMPAHGLVRTLPWRVVSAERAADGALSVVMAPPALPGLGLSLQMTVQLGKTLEQTLLTTNTGTTPVRFTQALHTYYRVGDALQVRVRGLDGATYREKSEGFANAYRQRGDWSLADIGGQADRLYTGTAGDYTIDDPILHRRIHLRTEGSNSVVTWNPGIAVETRSPDIGPGWRHYVCLEATNAGADVVELVPGAQHRLVQRIRVDPA, via the coding sequence ATGCTCACCTTGCGGCACCGGCGCCCGGCACCGTGGTGGCTCGGTGCCTTGCTGGCGTCGGTCCTGTGCGCCTGCGCGGCACCGCGCACCTTGCAGGCGCCCGCCGGCATCGGTGATGTCGGCGAGACCGCGTTCGCCGCGGTGCAGGCCGAACCGGTCGCCGCGATGACCACGCTGCCGGACGTGCCGGGGCTGTCGCGGGTGCAGTTCGAAGGTTATGACGCAGTGCAGCTGGAGACGCCACAGGGCACGGCCGTGATCGCGTTGTTCGGCGGCCACCTGCTGTCCTACGTGCCGCATGGCGGGCAGGAGGTGCTGTGGCTGTCACCGCTGAGCCCGCGCCCGCCCGCGCCGGTACGCGGCGGCGTGCCGGTGCTGTGGCCGTACTTCGCCCGCCAGGGCCAGCGCGCGGACATGCCCGCGCACGGCCTGGTGCGGACGCTGCCGTGGCGGGTCGTCTCGGCCGAACGCGCGGCAGACGGCGCGCTCAGCGTGGTGATGGCACCGCCGGCATTGCCAGGCCTGGGCCTGTCGCTGCAGATGACCGTGCAGCTGGGCAAGACGCTCGAGCAGACCCTGCTGACCACCAATACCGGCACCACGCCGGTGCGCTTCACCCAGGCGCTGCACACGTATTACCGGGTCGGCGATGCGCTGCAGGTGCGCGTGCGGGGGCTGGATGGCGCGACCTATCGCGAAAAGTCCGAAGGCTTCGCCAACGCCTATCGCCAGCGTGGCGACTGGTCGCTGGCGGATATCGGCGGCCAGGCCGACCGCCTCTATACCGGCACCGCTGGCGACTACACCATTGACGATCCGATCTTGCACCGTCGCATCCACCTGCGCACCGAAGGCAGCAACAGCGTGGTGACCTGGAACCCCGGCATCGCCGTCGAGACCCGCAGCCCCGACATCGGCCCCGGCTGGCGCCACTACGTGTGCCTGGAAGCAACCAACGCCGGCGCCGATGTGGTGGAACTGGTCCCCGGCGCGCAGCACCGGCTGGTGCAGCGGATCCGCGTGGACCCGGCGTGA
- a CDS encoding carboxylesterase/lipase family protein — protein MSHDGGARRAFLRQAALGGLALATAPAWSAQATHGASADAPLARTRSGQLRGYNDGGIKVFKGIPYGADTATRRFQPALPEQPWQGVRDATRAGAAAPQAKAEEATSEDCLFLNIWTPALRDGGKRPILFYIHGGAFNNGSGSDALYDGVPLCRRGDVVVVTVNHRLNAFGYLYLAQLGDGSFADSGNVGQLDLVQALQWLRQHAQEFGGDAGNVTVFGQSGGGAKIATLMAMPAAQGLFHRAWTMSGQQVTACGPRAATQRARIYMDALGVKDAAGLRTLPVERLLEGLHVRDPSRAEDTALYLGPVMDGGVLPAHPFWPEAPRQSAQLPMVIGNTHDETRAFLGNDPHHFELSWDELPALLEQQQFVDLLPATVIAEYRRLYPHATPSDVFFAATTAGRSWRGAVEELEARARQGAPTWAYQLDWYDRAGPAARLRACHTLDIPLVFDTIAQPGSRTGTSAAARRMATQMCDTLLAFARHGDPNHAGLPAWKPYSMARRETMVFDDTSELQDDPRGGERRLYAQVPFVQRGTF, from the coding sequence ATGAGCCACGACGGCGGTGCGCGCCGCGCATTCCTGCGGCAGGCCGCGCTCGGTGGCCTGGCCCTGGCCACTGCACCGGCGTGGTCGGCCCAGGCAACGCACGGCGCCAGCGCCGATGCGCCACTGGCCCGCACTCGCAGCGGCCAGCTACGGGGTTACAACGACGGCGGCATCAAGGTCTTCAAGGGGATTCCGTACGGCGCAGACACCGCGACCCGGCGCTTCCAGCCGGCGCTGCCGGAACAGCCCTGGCAGGGCGTGCGCGATGCCACCCGAGCTGGCGCCGCCGCGCCACAGGCCAAGGCCGAGGAAGCCACCAGCGAGGACTGCCTGTTCCTCAATATCTGGACACCGGCGCTGCGCGATGGCGGCAAGCGGCCGATCCTGTTCTACATCCACGGTGGCGCGTTCAACAACGGCTCGGGCAGCGACGCGCTCTACGATGGCGTGCCGCTGTGCAGGCGCGGCGACGTGGTGGTGGTCACCGTCAACCACCGGCTCAATGCCTTCGGCTATCTGTACCTGGCGCAGCTGGGCGACGGGTCCTTCGCCGACTCCGGCAACGTCGGCCAGCTCGACCTGGTGCAGGCGCTGCAGTGGCTCCGCCAGCATGCGCAGGAATTTGGCGGCGATGCCGGCAATGTCACCGTGTTCGGCCAGTCCGGCGGCGGCGCCAAGATCGCCACACTGATGGCGATGCCCGCGGCCCAGGGCCTGTTCCACCGCGCCTGGACGATGAGCGGCCAGCAGGTCACCGCCTGCGGGCCACGTGCGGCCACCCAGCGCGCGCGGATCTACATGGACGCGCTGGGCGTCAAGGACGCCGCAGGCCTGCGCACGCTGCCGGTCGAACGGCTGCTGGAAGGCCTGCACGTGCGCGACCCGTCGCGCGCGGAAGACACCGCCCTGTACCTGGGGCCGGTCATGGACGGCGGCGTGCTGCCGGCGCATCCGTTCTGGCCGGAGGCGCCACGGCAATCGGCGCAGCTGCCGATGGTGATCGGCAATACCCACGACGAAACCCGCGCCTTCCTGGGCAACGACCCGCACCATTTCGAACTGTCCTGGGACGAACTGCCGGCGCTGCTGGAGCAGCAGCAGTTCGTCGACCTGCTGCCGGCGACGGTCATCGCCGAATACCGCCGCCTCTATCCGCACGCCACGCCCTCGGACGTGTTCTTCGCCGCCACCACCGCCGGGCGCTCGTGGCGCGGTGCGGTGGAGGAACTCGAAGCGCGCGCGCGCCAGGGCGCGCCGACCTGGGCCTACCAGCTGGACTGGTACGACCGCGCTGGCCCCGCGGCCAGACTCCGCGCCTGCCACACGCTGGACATCCCGCTGGTGTTCGACACCATCGCCCAGCCCGGTTCGCGCACCGGCACCAGCGCGGCCGCCAGGCGCATGGCCACGCAGATGTGCGACACGCTGCTGGCCTTCGCCCGCCATGGCGATCCCAACCACGCCGGGCTGCCGGCCTGGAAGCCGTATTCGATGGCACGCCGCGAAACGATGGTGTTCGACGACACCAGCGAGTTGCAGGACGACCCGCGCGGAGGCGAGCGCCGGCTGTACGCGCAGGTGCCGTTCGTCCAGCGCGGCACGTTCTGA
- a CDS encoding pectinesterase family protein, which yields MTRRPDAKTMPALTRCSERRPLRPLLFLMLLASLPAMARDWVVAADGSGDYRTLQQALDAVPDGNRERQVIRLRAGFYPGVVTVAKGKDQVSVIGAGAGASVISWNNYADRIDPATGKALRTSGSATMYVYGDGFIAEDLTIENTAGNVGQALALYAAAPHAGFRNVRLLGNQDTLYTHLGSVLHFKDCYIEGTVDFIFGGATALFDDCTVVSKGPLGYVTAASTPEGQRFGYVFRRAILRGEGSATTYLGRPWRPFARTVFIDSDLGGHLFAAGWHDWDKPDAQATTYYGEFGSKGAGAAPEERVSWSHHLSGDEAAQYTTTAILGDWRPFEGD from the coding sequence ATGACCCGCAGACCCGACGCCAAGACGATGCCGGCTTTGACCCGATGTTCCGAGCGGCGGCCGTTGCGGCCACTGCTGTTCCTGATGCTGCTGGCGAGCCTGCCGGCGATGGCCCGCGACTGGGTGGTTGCCGCCGATGGCAGTGGCGACTATCGAACCCTGCAGCAGGCGCTGGACGCAGTGCCCGATGGCAACCGCGAGCGCCAGGTGATCCGCCTGCGCGCGGGCTTCTACCCGGGCGTGGTGACGGTGGCCAAGGGCAAGGACCAGGTCAGCGTGATCGGCGCTGGCGCCGGTGCCAGCGTGATCAGCTGGAACAACTACGCCGACCGGATCGACCCGGCCACCGGCAAGGCGCTGCGGACCAGCGGCTCGGCGACGATGTACGTGTATGGCGATGGGTTCATCGCCGAAGACCTCACGATCGAGAACACCGCCGGCAACGTCGGCCAGGCATTGGCGTTGTATGCGGCCGCGCCGCACGCCGGGTTCCGCAACGTGCGCCTGCTCGGCAACCAGGACACGCTGTACACCCATCTGGGCAGCGTCCTGCATTTCAAGGATTGCTACATCGAGGGCACGGTCGATTTCATCTTCGGCGGGGCCACGGCGTTGTTTGACGACTGCACGGTCGTCTCCAAGGGCCCGCTCGGCTATGTCACCGCCGCCTCGACCCCGGAAGGGCAGCGTTTCGGCTATGTGTTCCGACGCGCGATCCTGCGCGGCGAAGGCAGTGCCACCACGTACCTGGGGCGGCCGTGGCGTCCGTTCGCGCGCACGGTGTTCATCGACAGCGACCTGGGCGGGCACCTCTTCGCCGCCGGCTGGCACGACTGGGACAAGCCTGATGCGCAGGCCACCACCTACTACGGCGAGTTCGGCAGCAAGGGCGCCGGCGCCGCGCCCGAGGAGCGGGTGTCGTGGTCGCATCACCTGTCCGGCGATGAAGCCGCGCAGTACACGACGACGGCGATCCTTGGTGACTGGCGCCCGTTCGAAGGGGACTAG
- a CDS encoding LamG-like jellyroll fold domain-containing protein, whose amino-acid sequence MGLLGLCSGSAWAAQPPQLLFRVSADHGFDADVAGGQAVPNFRDKVKLVDNGKSGKAIEWADDGVLSWNAPGNLYTQRGTLSFFWRSREPVGQAPFVIFRVGYADHTSWDMAWLRIDWNGHGFDAFVTDANLARVRVSFDLPAAPAASDWTHIAFAWDETLGVRLYVDGKEAARRDTTIDLDAGLDQFGLAGRVMSPHQVQSRYNFLRGSDFDEIRIYDRMLDGAGMAALAALRDPASVQSAGDVQQAWLHRYGWDRHAPPVLDASVTAIRKVEFADARDLKAWMFKGTDGIAETTWPGVYNRSRLAGRTDYFELPDWNVYVEGGKALDLALPDEPFNRIEIRGAAYGRAAWSAQALASDASAQMLFERPQGVVRSVDQFAPLRGGHLRFTNVEQETPIQEIWAYNVAAGQVPRGAATLDYTVQANALPDYDNLAELRAFIDGRYPVAERSTVVALPNRAPARVRKPMAAVQDARPIVHILVPSTLGDPPPDQPLMRSWAYGWTNMHDGLDGIAIDLPALDLPAVRDGLIPLNLQVKDPIWPARDMIDVSVSVRPGQARTVWLDLRDRILPDQALYLSIASAAPGFNAAALEGAGIHLVFKPRAQAVVEHVADRFNQARDNWGFLVEEHTTSRRQLLYRRLERDMHDLLRVDPEHTLGRVLWNDISYGNQDALPVEQPVAPKDVPAWAFWQLEDLKLSRAFVNWWIDQRQVDYGDFGGGISDDTDLTQQWPGLALMGVDPDKFNASMLALSEANYRNGMFTNGLSTIETDELHSYEEGINLNSELLYLNWGDPRTVERIMQTTHALTDIITVNPHGDMLFSSNWFGGRKVYREPNWQWQKPYSFPIVHPLMQLGAYNADPTARGLITGLADGYLAHAYTNAKGQWALPNEIHWATGATRGGELFDGSGGSELMHTFWAAWRFSGDDKYLRPLDYRVDRAGPGGLSLLGENFLDALGKRDSWGQRIAADADKDDASPFARFTAWEDSGDTAQLATLFRTEAREKQQNFYLNTDGQWWSDRVESPTESLQRARLGGVALKRNQTWQGNTVSWRFDDPDGAVQVGLLLPRPTPISFTVIGYNLSSKAQAATMTGWNISAGRWRMTSGVDRDGDGRIDGKAETREFDWQKSGTVAVRFPPRQQWVMTLELVTPAATPVEQRADVGIGIGDVQRADGAVIVTVHSLGHIDAPAGLVLLEDAQGRRVAQATFPALDAPRDLQPRTAQVRLELPAGFKAEGARLRLVTNGEVPEVTLRNNTLALPAR is encoded by the coding sequence CTGGGCCTGTTGGGGCTGTGCAGTGGCTCGGCGTGGGCGGCACAGCCACCGCAGCTGCTGTTCCGTGTCAGTGCCGATCATGGCTTCGACGCCGATGTCGCCGGCGGGCAGGCGGTGCCGAACTTCCGCGACAAGGTGAAGCTGGTCGACAACGGCAAGTCGGGCAAGGCCATTGAATGGGCCGACGATGGCGTGCTGTCGTGGAACGCGCCGGGCAACCTGTACACCCAGCGCGGCACGCTGTCGTTCTTCTGGCGCTCGCGCGAGCCGGTGGGGCAGGCGCCGTTCGTGATCTTCCGGGTCGGCTATGCCGACCACACCAGCTGGGACATGGCCTGGCTGCGCATCGACTGGAACGGGCACGGCTTCGATGCCTTCGTCACCGACGCCAACCTGGCCCGCGTCCGGGTCTCGTTCGACCTGCCCGCCGCACCGGCCGCCAGCGACTGGACCCACATCGCCTTCGCCTGGGACGAAACCCTTGGCGTGCGCCTGTACGTGGATGGCAAGGAAGCCGCGCGCAGGGACACCACCATCGACCTGGACGCCGGCCTTGACCAGTTCGGCCTGGCCGGGCGGGTGATGTCGCCGCACCAGGTGCAGAGCCGCTACAACTTCCTGCGCGGCAGCGACTTCGACGAGATCCGCATCTACGACCGCATGCTCGACGGCGCCGGCATGGCCGCGCTGGCCGCCCTGCGCGACCCCGCATCGGTCCAGTCCGCCGGCGACGTGCAACAGGCCTGGCTGCATCGCTATGGCTGGGACCGGCACGCTCCGCCGGTGCTGGACGCGTCGGTCACCGCGATCCGCAAGGTCGAGTTCGCCGATGCGCGTGACCTGAAGGCTTGGATGTTCAAGGGCACCGACGGCATCGCCGAAACCACCTGGCCCGGTGTCTACAACCGCTCGCGCCTGGCTGGTCGCACCGACTACTTCGAGCTGCCTGACTGGAACGTCTACGTGGAAGGCGGCAAGGCCCTGGACCTTGCCCTGCCCGACGAGCCGTTCAACCGCATCGAGATCCGCGGCGCCGCCTATGGCCGCGCGGCCTGGTCGGCACAGGCTCTTGCCAGCGACGCGTCGGCGCAGATGCTGTTCGAGCGGCCGCAGGGCGTGGTGCGCAGCGTCGATCAGTTCGCGCCGCTTCGTGGTGGGCACCTGCGCTTCACCAATGTCGAACAGGAAACCCCGATCCAGGAGATCTGGGCCTACAACGTCGCCGCCGGCCAGGTGCCACGCGGCGCGGCCACGCTGGACTACACCGTGCAGGCCAATGCGCTGCCGGACTACGACAACCTGGCCGAGCTGCGCGCGTTCATCGACGGCCGGTATCCGGTGGCCGAGCGCAGCACCGTGGTCGCCCTGCCGAACCGCGCGCCGGCGCGCGTGCGCAAGCCGATGGCCGCTGTGCAGGACGCGCGGCCCATCGTCCACATCCTGGTGCCGTCCACCCTGGGCGATCCGCCGCCGGACCAGCCGCTGATGCGCAGCTGGGCCTATGGCTGGACCAACATGCATGACGGCCTGGACGGCATCGCCATCGACCTGCCCGCGCTGGACCTGCCGGCGGTGCGCGATGGCCTGATCCCGCTCAATCTCCAGGTCAAGGACCCGATCTGGCCGGCGCGCGACATGATCGATGTCAGCGTGTCGGTGCGGCCTGGCCAGGCGCGCACGGTGTGGCTGGACCTGCGTGACCGGATCCTGCCCGACCAGGCGCTGTACCTGTCCATCGCCTCGGCTGCGCCGGGCTTCAACGCCGCCGCGCTGGAGGGTGCCGGCATCCACCTGGTGTTCAAGCCGCGCGCGCAGGCCGTGGTCGAACACGTCGCGGACCGCTTCAACCAGGCGCGCGACAACTGGGGCTTCCTGGTGGAAGAACACACCACCTCGCGCCGCCAGCTGCTGTATCGCCGGCTGGAGCGCGACATGCACGACCTGCTGCGGGTGGACCCGGAGCACACGCTCGGCCGGGTGCTGTGGAACGACATCAGTTACGGCAACCAGGACGCGCTGCCGGTCGAACAGCCGGTAGCGCCCAAGGACGTGCCGGCATGGGCGTTCTGGCAGCTCGAGGACCTCAAGCTGTCGCGTGCCTTCGTCAACTGGTGGATCGACCAGCGCCAGGTGGACTACGGCGATTTCGGTGGCGGCATCTCCGACGATACCGACCTGACCCAGCAATGGCCGGGGCTGGCGCTGATGGGCGTGGACCCGGACAAGTTCAATGCCTCGATGCTGGCGCTGTCCGAGGCCAACTACCGCAACGGCATGTTCACCAACGGCCTGTCCACGATCGAGACCGATGAGCTGCACTCCTACGAGGAAGGCATCAACCTCAACAGCGAGCTGCTGTACCTCAACTGGGGCGATCCACGCACGGTCGAGCGGATCATGCAGACCACCCACGCGCTGACCGACATCATCACGGTCAACCCGCATGGCGACATGCTGTTCTCCAGCAACTGGTTCGGTGGCCGCAAGGTCTATCGCGAGCCCAACTGGCAATGGCAGAAGCCGTACTCGTTCCCCATCGTCCACCCGCTGATGCAGCTGGGTGCGTACAACGCCGACCCGACCGCGCGTGGCCTGATCACCGGCCTGGCCGATGGCTACCTGGCCCACGCTTATACCAACGCCAAGGGGCAGTGGGCGTTGCCCAACGAGATCCACTGGGCCACCGGCGCCACCCGCGGCGGCGAGCTGTTCGATGGCAGTGGTGGCTCGGAACTGATGCACACCTTCTGGGCGGCCTGGCGCTTCAGCGGCGACGACAAGTACCTCAGGCCGCTGGACTATCGCGTGGATCGCGCCGGGCCGGGCGGGCTGTCGCTGCTGGGCGAGAACTTCCTGGATGCGCTGGGCAAGCGCGACAGCTGGGGCCAGCGCATCGCCGCCGATGCCGACAAGGACGACGCCTCGCCGTTCGCCCGGTTCACCGCCTGGGAGGACAGCGGCGACACCGCGCAGCTGGCGACGCTGTTCCGTACCGAAGCCCGCGAGAAGCAGCAGAACTTCTATCTCAACACCGATGGCCAATGGTGGAGCGACCGGGTCGAATCACCGACCGAGTCGCTGCAGCGCGCGCGCCTGGGCGGGGTGGCGCTCAAGCGCAACCAGACCTGGCAGGGCAACACGGTCAGCTGGCGCTTCGATGATCCCGACGGCGCGGTCCAGGTCGGCCTGCTGCTGCCGCGGCCCACGCCCATCAGTTTCACCGTGATCGGCTACAACCTGTCGTCCAAGGCGCAGGCCGCCACGATGACGGGCTGGAACATCAGCGCCGGCCGCTGGCGCATGACCAGCGGCGTGGATCGCGATGGCGATGGCCGCATCGACGGCAAGGCTGAAACACGCGAGTTCGACTGGCAGAAAAGCGGCACGGTTGCGGTGCGTTTCCCGCCGCGCCAACAGTGGGTGATGACCCTGGAACTGGTCACGCCTGCCGCCACCCCGGTCGAACAACGTGCCGACGTCGGTATCGGCATCGGTGACGTGCAGCGGGCCGATGGTGCAGTGATCGTGACGGTGCACAGCCTGGGCCATATCGACGCACCGGCCGGCCTGGTGTTGCTGGAGGACGCGCAGGGTCGCCGCGTTGCGCAGGCGACGTTCCCGGCATTGGACGCCCCGCGCGACCTGCAGCCCCGGACCGCCCAGGTGCGCCTGGAATTGCCAGCCGGCTTCAAGGCCGAGGGGGCGCGGCTGCGCCTGGTCACCAACGGTGAGGTGCCCGAGGTGACGCTGCGCAACAACACGCTGGCGCTGCCGGCGCGGTAA
- a CDS encoding TonB-dependent receptor, with product MQSRSRIRKTPVTLLACSIALALQAVPALAQDASVAQAEAAQETAPAQTPTELGAVTVTGYRASVEKALDIKRAEKGMVDAIVAEDVGKFPDNNLAESLQRIPGVVVTRDAGEGRNISVRGLGPDFTRVRINGMEALTTVGASDQSGSTNRSRGFDFNVFASDLFNQMLVRKTASADVEEGSLGATVDLRTARPFDYDGFTFAASGESNYNAMAEKVDPRVAGLVANTWADGTFGALLSVAYSERNIIEEGSGTTRWANGTTNNGYSSASPFAEANSTSVYSPRIPRYTQMEHDQKRLGVTGSLQWKPNDDTEFSLDGLYSKIDAKRYEHYIEAISFSRGASQGGKPEMVVNDGYVDPSSGALLYGQFDNVDVRSENRYDEWNTVFKQLSLNGEHHFSDSFKINGQVGTSSSKHRNPISTTVIMDKLNVDGYSYDYRDSLTSPTFNYGIDPTDGSGWTLAEVRMRPQYVDNDFDTGSLDFEWNFGPSFTLKGGVLAKNYSFGTKELRRSSELDVPDFADGTTTIPVEYTALASLQGISGSPGTWVVPDLDALADALGIYSGTGIWTLAERAANTRSVEEKDRGGWLMGEFGFDIGSIPVSGNAGVRYVRTSQSSTGFATVGSALVNTTVEREYSDTLPSLNLVAEITPDFLIRFGAAKVMSRPGLGSLTPGVTVNVSGGARTVSGGNPNLDPIRAKTADLGFEWYFQEGAMLGLALFYKDIESFVQTTRTVASYASSGLPLSLLDGTGAAATDDFVFSVPLNTPGGKLKGAEFNYIQPFTFLPGKWANFGTQLNYTYVDSQIQYLTSSGANSLNTDLTGLSKNAYNATLFYEGQKISGRVSLTHRDSYLTQVPATETGFDVHGMRGSNLVDAKLTYKIDEKLDISVEGSNLTNQAYYEWVGSDMQLPLTYSETGRQYSIGVRYKF from the coding sequence ATGCAATCACGTTCTCGAATCAGAAAGACACCGGTTACCTTGCTGGCCTGTTCGATCGCCCTCGCCTTGCAGGCCGTGCCGGCGCTGGCGCAGGACGCCAGCGTGGCCCAGGCCGAAGCCGCGCAGGAAACCGCGCCGGCGCAGACCCCGACCGAGCTTGGCGCGGTGACCGTCACTGGCTACCGCGCCAGCGTGGAAAAGGCACTGGACATCAAGCGCGCTGAAAAGGGCATGGTCGATGCCATCGTGGCCGAGGACGTCGGCAAGTTCCCCGACAACAACCTGGCCGAATCGCTGCAGCGCATCCCGGGCGTGGTCGTCACCCGCGACGCCGGTGAAGGCCGCAACATCTCGGTGCGTGGCCTGGGCCCGGATTTCACCCGCGTGCGCATCAACGGCATGGAGGCACTGACCACGGTCGGCGCCAGTGACCAGAGCGGCAGCACCAATCGCAGCCGCGGCTTCGACTTCAACGTGTTCGCCTCGGATCTGTTCAACCAGATGCTGGTGCGCAAGACCGCCTCGGCCGACGTGGAAGAAGGTTCGCTCGGCGCCACGGTCGACCTGCGCACGGCGCGGCCCTTCGACTATGACGGCTTCACCTTCGCCGCCAGCGGCGAGAGCAACTACAACGCCATGGCCGAGAAGGTGGACCCGCGGGTGGCTGGGCTGGTCGCCAACACCTGGGCCGACGGCACCTTCGGCGCGCTGCTGTCGGTGGCCTATTCCGAGCGCAACATCATCGAGGAAGGCAGCGGCACCACGCGCTGGGCCAACGGCACCACCAACAACGGCTACAGCAGCGCTTCGCCGTTCGCCGAGGCCAATAGCACCTCGGTCTACAGCCCACGCATCCCGCGCTATACGCAGATGGAGCACGACCAGAAACGCCTGGGCGTGACCGGCTCGCTGCAGTGGAAGCCCAACGACGACACCGAGTTCTCGCTGGACGGCCTGTACTCCAAGATCGACGCCAAACGCTACGAGCACTACATCGAGGCGATCAGCTTCAGCCGTGGTGCTTCACAGGGCGGCAAGCCGGAGATGGTGGTCAACGACGGCTACGTGGACCCGAGTTCCGGCGCGCTGCTGTACGGCCAGTTCGACAACGTCGACGTGCGCTCCGAAAACCGTTACGACGAGTGGAATACGGTCTTCAAGCAGCTCAGCCTCAATGGCGAGCACCACTTCAGCGACAGCTTCAAGATCAACGGGCAGGTGGGCACGTCCAGCTCCAAGCACCGCAACCCGATCTCGACCACGGTCATCATGGACAAGCTCAATGTCGATGGTTACAGCTACGACTATCGCGACAGCCTGACCTCGCCCACGTTCAACTACGGCATCGACCCGACCGATGGCAGTGGCTGGACCCTGGCCGAGGTGCGCATGCGCCCGCAGTACGTCGATAACGATTTCGACACCGGTTCGCTGGACTTCGAATGGAACTTCGGCCCCAGCTTCACCCTGAAGGGCGGCGTGCTGGCCAAGAACTATTCGTTCGGCACCAAGGAGCTGCGCCGGAGTTCGGAACTGGATGTCCCGGACTTCGCCGACGGCACCACGACCATCCCGGTGGAGTACACCGCACTGGCCAGCCTGCAGGGCATCTCCGGTTCGCCCGGGACCTGGGTGGTGCCGGACCTGGATGCGCTTGCCGATGCGCTGGGCATCTATAGCGGCACGGGCATCTGGACCCTGGCCGAGCGCGCCGCCAACACCCGCAGCGTGGAAGAGAAGGACCGCGGCGGCTGGTTGATGGGTGAGTTCGGTTTCGATATCGGTTCGATCCCGGTCTCGGGCAACGCCGGCGTGCGCTACGTCAGGACCAGCCAGTCCTCGACTGGTTTCGCCACGGTCGGCTCGGCGCTGGTCAACACCACGGTCGAACGCGAGTACAGCGACACCCTGCCGTCGTTGAACCTGGTGGCCGAGATCACCCCGGACTTCCTGATCCGCTTCGGTGCGGCCAAGGTGATGTCGCGTCCCGGCCTGGGCAGCCTGACACCGGGCGTGACGGTCAATGTTTCCGGCGGCGCGCGCACTGTCAGCGGCGGTAATCCGAACCTGGACCCGATCCGCGCCAAGACCGCGGACCTTGGCTTCGAATGGTATTTCCAGGAAGGCGCGATGCTGGGCCTGGCGCTGTTCTACAAGGACATCGAGAGCTTCGTGCAGACCACGCGCACGGTCGCTTCCTATGCGAGCAGTGGCCTGCCGCTCAGCCTGCTCGACGGCACTGGCGCGGCCGCCACCGATGATTTCGTCTTCAGCGTGCCGCTCAATACGCCGGGCGGAAAGCTGAAAGGCGCCGAGTTCAATTACATCCAGCCCTTCACCTTCCTGCCGGGCAAGTGGGCCAACTTCGGTACCCAGCTCAACTATACCTACGTGGATTCGCAGATCCAGTACCTGACCAGCAGCGGTGCCAACTCGCTCAACACCGACCTGACCGGGCTGTCGAAGAACGCGTACAACGCCACGCTGTTCTACGAAGGCCAGAAGATCAGCGGCCGGGTGTCCCTGACCCACCGCGACAGCTACCTGACCCAGGTGCCGGCCACCGAAACAGGCTTCGACGTCCACGGCATGCGTGGCTCCAACCTGGTCGATGCCAAGCTGACCTACAAGATCGACGAGAAGCTGGACATCAGCGTCGAAGGATCGAACCTGACCAACCAGGCGTACTACGAGTGGGTCGGCTCGGACATGCAGCTGCCGCTGACCTACAGCGAAACCGGCCGTCAGTACTCCATCGGCGTGCGTTACAAGTTTTGA
- a CDS encoding HAD-IA family hydrolase, with protein MTAIPHYAAFLFDMDGTLLTSIAAAERVWTRWAREHGLDVATFIPTIHGARAIDTVRRVALPGMDADVEAARITAWELEDMAGVEAIAGAAAFTASLPPQAWAIVTSAPRELAVRRLQAAGLSPPAVMVAAEDVERGKPDPSGYRLAAARLGVDAKHCLIFEDAPAGIGAGEAAGAEVLVITATHADPLETPHRSARDFHQLQAVSHPDGLQLRDSAR; from the coding sequence TTGACCGCCATCCCGCACTACGCCGCCTTCCTGTTCGACATGGACGGCACCTTGTTGACCTCCATCGCCGCCGCCGAGCGGGTCTGGACACGCTGGGCGCGCGAACACGGCCTGGACGTGGCGACCTTCATCCCCACCATCCACGGTGCGCGTGCCATCGACACCGTGCGCCGGGTGGCCTTACCGGGCATGGATGCCGACGTCGAAGCCGCACGCATCACCGCCTGGGAGCTGGAGGACATGGCCGGCGTGGAGGCCATCGCCGGCGCCGCGGCGTTCACCGCCAGCCTGCCGCCGCAGGCCTGGGCCATCGTCACTTCCGCGCCGCGCGAACTGGCCGTGCGCCGGCTGCAGGCGGCGGGCTTGTCGCCGCCTGCCGTGATGGTGGCAGCCGAGGACGTCGAACGCGGCAAGCCCGATCCGTCCGGCTACCGACTGGCCGCGGCGCGGCTGGGCGTTGATGCGAAGCATTGCTTGATCTTCGAGGACGCACCGGCTGGGATCGGCGCAGGCGAAGCCGCCGGTGCCGAGGTGCTGGTGATCACCGCCACCCACGCCGATCCCCTGGAGACGCCGCACCGCAGCGCGCGGGATTTCCACCAGCTGCAGGCCGTGTCTCACCCCGACGGACTGCAGCTGCGCGACAGCGCGCGGTAG